Proteins from a single region of Rhodospirillaceae bacterium:
- a CDS encoding acetolactate synthase small subunit, with translation MDKVAKHTIGVLVDNEAGALARVVGLFSGRGYNIESLTVAEIDGEKALSRITIVTSGTPMVIEQIKTQLNRLVPVHQVSDLTTDGPSVERELALIKVAGGGEQRVESLRIADIFRARVVDSTSHSFVFEMTGSTDKLNAFISLMLPLGLIDVSRTGVVAISRGSKPL, from the coding sequence CTTGTCGATAACGAGGCGGGGGCGCTTGCTCGCGTTGTCGGACTTTTTTCCGGTCGCGGCTATAATATTGAAAGCCTCACCGTTGCAGAAATTGATGGGGAGAAGGCGCTTTCCCGGATTACGATTGTTACGTCCGGCACGCCCATGGTAATCGAGCAGATCAAGACACAGCTTAACCGGCTTGTGCCTGTGCATCAGGTGAGCGATCTTACGACCGATGGGCCTTCGGTTGAACGGGAGCTTGCCCTTATCAAAGTTGCAGGCGGCGGCGAACAGCGCGTCGAATCTTTGCGAATTGCGGACATTTTTCGTGCGCGCGTTGTCGATAGCACAAGCCATTCTTTTGTTTTCGAAATGACAGGCTCGACGGACAAACTAAATGCTTTTATCAGTTTAATGCTCCCATTGGGACTTATCGACGTCTCGCGTACCGGCGTCGTTGCGATCTCAAGAGGGTCCAAACCGTTATAG
- a CDS encoding ketol-acid reductoisomerase, whose amino-acid sequence MRVYYDRDADVNLIKSKKVAIVGYGSQGHAHANNLKDSGVKNVRVALRPDSGSVKKAKDAGLEVVTPSEAAKWADVLMLLTPDEIQASVYHDELVENMPEGAALAFAHGLNIHFNLIEPRPDLDVFMIAPKGPGHTVRSEYQRGGGVPCLVAVEQDASGNALDVALSYGSAIGGGRAGIIETSFREECETDLFGEQAVLCGGLTALIRAGFETLTEAGYAPEMAYFECLHEVKLIVDLIYEGGISNMHYSISNTAEYGEYRSGPRIVNAEVKAEMKRVLDDIQSGRFARDWVLENKASQANFKAMRRQSAEHPIEAVGEKLRAMMPWITEKSLVDKAKN is encoded by the coding sequence ATGCGCGTTTATTATGATCGTGATGCTGATGTAAATCTCATCAAGTCAAAGAAGGTGGCCATTGTTGGCTATGGCAGTCAGGGGCATGCTCACGCGAACAATTTAAAAGACAGCGGTGTGAAGAACGTTCGCGTCGCGTTGCGCCCGGATTCAGGCAGCGTTAAAAAGGCGAAGGATGCGGGGCTTGAGGTTGTCACGCCTAGCGAAGCGGCAAAATGGGCGGACGTGCTCATGCTTCTCACGCCGGACGAAATTCAGGCCAGCGTCTACCATGACGAGCTTGTTGAGAACATGCCGGAAGGGGCGGCCCTTGCGTTTGCCCATGGCTTGAACATTCATTTCAATCTGATCGAACCCCGGCCGGATCTGGACGTTTTCATGATTGCGCCGAAGGGGCCTGGTCACACCGTGCGTTCGGAATATCAGCGCGGCGGTGGCGTGCCTTGCCTGGTCGCGGTAGAGCAGGATGCATCCGGCAATGCCCTTGATGTTGCCCTTTCCTACGGTTCTGCAATTGGCGGCGGTCGGGCCGGCATTATCGAAACCAGTTTTCGGGAAGAGTGCGAAACCGATCTCTTTGGCGAACAGGCCGTGCTGTGCGGTGGGTTGACCGCTCTTATCCGGGCGGGTTTTGAAACGCTGACCGAGGCAGGCTATGCGCCGGAGATGGCGTATTTTGAATGCCTTCATGAGGTGAAGCTAATCGTCGATCTCATCTATGAGGGCGGCATCTCAAACATGCATTATTCCATTTCGAACACGGCGGAATATGGCGAATACCGCAGTGGGCCGCGCATTGTGAACGCCGAGGTAAAGGCAGAGATGAAGCGCGTGCTCGACGACATCCAGTCGGGGCGCTTTGCCAGGGACTGGGTGCTGGAAAATAAAGCCAGTCAGGCGAATTTCAAGGCCATGCGCCGCCAGTCAGCGGAGCATCCCATTGAGGCGGTCGGCGAAAAGCTTCGGGCGATGAT